A segment of the Elaeis guineensis isolate ETL-2024a chromosome 6, EG11, whole genome shotgun sequence genome:
TTTACTGTCGTTTACTTTTCAGAGCATATATAAAAGAGGTAAAGCCCGTGGGCTTTGTTTGTAGTTTCTACTTAAGTTAATTGTAAAAATTAAACAAGCTGGTGATCATGTACTCTTCCTCATGATGGATTCCAAATCACCAATGCTTAAACAAATATATGTGGTAACACTAGATCATTTGCTGGTGATCTTATCTTGTAAGAAACTGCTCAAGTCCTATTTGTTTTTATGTTCTTTTATATGATTGTTTCAAAGATTACATATGTAGAAGAattctttttataatattttattgggTTTTAAAGATACGGTACTTGCTTCAACTCCTACTATCATGGAGGGGATTTATGATTCTGTATACTCATGGGGTTCTGATAACAACTTCTTTCTTTAAATTATTGTAATCTcttttctcattattttatacCCTCTTTATCAGTTCCTGCTAATGAGATCTAAGAATTGTTTTAGAAATCGTGATGAGATCAGATTTATGGATCGGTTGAATCATTGAAGTTTTAAAAGTAAAATGAGGCTGTAGGCAGAATAGTGCCTTATGAGTGATATGGAGTTGACGTGCTAGAAAAGGCTACAAGTGAGAACCTTAGAAATAGCTTAAGAtgcatcatgcatgtataaaaggtacttaaacaGAGCCAAAATAAAGATTCTCTTTCATATGTTACAAAGATCAGAGATAGCCCAAGTACTCCTTGAGAGTGAGCTGTGGTATTAACTAGGGGGTCTGGAATGAAGAACCTAAAACCAGACAAAATTACTTCAGATGTTGGCAGATAGGTATTGAGGAATCCTAAAGCGATGAATGATATATTATATGTGGAATGAATCATCAGAGTCTCTTGATAAATGGGATAATAGGATTAGTGGGAAAATTGATGCCCGTCATTCGAAGTGTTATTGATGTTTATACATGCAGCAGCAGCACATCCTCTCTCCCCCCTACCCTTCCTCTCCCACCTGACTTCTCAAGTTGTCATATAGATCTTGTTAAATGTACAATCTGCTTATTGTTGTGGTGTTTCAACAACCATGAGCAACTCAATCTGCCTTTCTgtttttttaatttattgtgCTTTGGTAGAGCCCTCCTGTAGCGTTGTCTACACCTGCCTTTCTGTTTCCTCGAGGAGGTCAAGTTGACTGAGGTTTACACTATACATTTTTCTGGGATCATGTGGTTTTAAATTGTTGGATCTGCAATCACTCCATTTACCCCAGATGAACCAATATGCATCATATAGCAAATAGATAAGATTCATTTAATTTTAATCAATATTAAATACGTTTTTGATGATTTGTGAATCCTATCTGGTTGTAGAAACCTCAGTACAGAAAGCACCATACAAGAGTCTCCTCTCTTTTTTAGTCTCCGGCATGTCACTTGATGCATTTGATGTGTTTTCTTGCTTTTGTTTTCAATGCATGATAAATTTTGTGCTTCTTGTTTTTTCCACAGATTTCCACATCCTTCAATCTGGCAGAGCAAAAGAAGGTTCCAAAAATAATAGCTGAAAGTACATGGAACTATGAAATGTGATCTGATGACAGCTACATTCTTATACCTCACCCATGGCCATGGGTTGTTTCATCAAAACAATTTTTGTTGTCAATCTTTACTTAAAATTTAGTTATTGAATTTTCTTTGTTCAGGTTGTTACTTCACCAAGGCATGGGTTTGAAGGCATAAAGACTCTGCATCTGCCTTGGaacaaaattattattattattattattattattattattgctgCTTTGAATCCCTTTTGTTGATTAAGggagaaaaatgagcttagaTTTGGTTCATGGTACAAGAATACTTTTTCTAAGTCCACTTGTCCTATTTGTGCAAGAATTGTTGGACTGCTGCATTTATTGATCATGAGCTTTACCAATGAGGGATGTCATGCAAACTTCTGCACTATTCAATCATGTCTGGAATGATACAATAGCTCAGCTAGCAATTTGAGTTTGCTTTTCCTAGGGATGCATAAAGTAAATAAACTCATGTTTCCCAGCTGCATGAGCTCCAAGCCTTTGCTAGATCATGACTTGATTCTTGGAACCATCTCCATGTAGATGGCATGGGACTTGGTTAGTCGAGGTCAAGGAGTTTGTCACCGTGATGGCTTAGTCCCCTTTCTCACCGACACGTGATTTCTAATACATCTGTTTGTTGCTGCAACTAACGTACATTCTGCCGACTGACTATATACGTGTTTGCGGTATCTTCAATGTGTTTGGATGGCGGTCCATTTCAACTCACCAGCCATCTTTACAGGTCTCATGtgtttttctcccttttttttttttttacctttttcctTTTTATTGGGACTTGTATGTAACAAGCTATACAACATGATCTAGCTCTCTCCTGtttaattatttctttctaaCACCTGGACTCTGGTGAAAGGAGGTGAAATTTGATCCCGACTCATTTGGTGCAATTTGTTAAGACTTGGCCAGCATGGTAAACTGGTATCTTTCAAGCCTTATGTTGTTTGAACATGATGAGATTGTATGTATTCAGCGTTTGGTACATTATATAGGTAATGTTATTATGATAATNNNNNNNNNNNNNNNNNNNNNNNNNNNNNNNNNNNNNNNNNNNNNNNNNNNNNNNNNNNNNNNNNNNNNNNNNNNNNNNNNNNNNNNNNNNNNNNNNNNNGtgattatctgataaaattataaaaaattttatattaaggtATTTGGTATGTGCAGTAATGTTGTTGTAAAATTACAGAAAATTCTATATTGCAGTGTTggatatataatttaaattatataaaatataagttAATTTTTTCAAAGTGTTTCCATCTTTGTTTattgattattgtctattttttAGAAGGGTAGTTTGATTTTGGGATCAATTTTTTTTCGTGAGATCAtccattatgttttttttttctattttcaccaATCGTgactatttataatttattttgatttattttgatggagataTTTTGGTCATGAAGTTATCTTGTTGAAAGATTACAGGATTACAAGATTACATGTAATCACATAGCTACCTCCTCTTAGATAAtcagattattattttttaaagtaaTCATGTATTACATGTAATGTAGTATTATTTATGAGAGTGATGAAATAAATAGTATAATTTGATTATCTGTTATAAAATTATATGTAATTCTGTGaggattatatatatttttgaattaaaaaatatcaagtgAAGTAAAAGAAATATATACATATGTGGCTTGTTAAATGTAAAGAACAAGACAGAGAAAAATCTCAAACCCAAGTAGAAGGCAACTTAAACAAAGAAACCAACAACATACAAAGTCCCAACATACAAAGAGGCAAAacaaaatatagatttttttttttttttttttttgatacggaTGGATGTTCACATcgatttaatataaatatatttaaaaaaatttaaaaataaaatattttacaaaatttggAAGCAAATTTGATTCTGATGTTAGGTCTAATCACTGGTGTACTCGGAGGCTTTTTCAATCGACCAGTCCACAACATGCTAACACGAGTTGTGTGCTTGGGCTGGGATTGAGACTAAACCGTGAGCCCGGGACAAAAATGAATCAACCGAGCAATCCTACAGCGGTAAGCTTACCCCGGATCTTCGTGTTCGCCAAAGGTCCATCACATTGCTTTGGCGCCAAAGATTCCAGAATTCTAATCTGCCCGCTTCCCCGCTTCTTTCTCGTATATCTTCCCTCCCTTTGCTGTTTCCACCGCGCTTGGGAGCAGTCGACCTCCACATCGTCTCCCTTCCACAGCTCGAAGGAGCCATGGAGAGCTTCGAGGACGTCCCCGTCCTTCCTTTCCGCGAAGAACCCTCCTCACCCATCCCTCAGCGAAAGATGAAGCGCCTGAGGAAGGCATCCGGACTTAGAGTTTCCGAACTGCCGATCTCTCCAACCCTAGCTCCCGATCCCTTTTACCCCTCCGCCTCCGAGGATCTCCCTGATGCGGGAGAGGTGCCGGATTTGGAAAGGTCCGCGGCGGATGCGGTCGATCCGGTGCCTACGTCCGAGGATTTGGGCAAGGAAATGGCTGCTGATGACGAGCTCGATCCTTTGTTTCCAGACCCGAGGGATGCTTCTAAATCCTGGCAGCCTCGGGACgtggaaggaggagaagaagaggaagaatggtTGGGGGGTTCCGCTTGGGGAGGAGAGAGTGGAAGGATTGGAAATGGGGGAATAATGGATGAACTAAGGAAGGAGAGATCGGTAAAGAAGCGGCTGAATTTGGAAGGGGAAGAAGATATCacggaggagaagaaaaagaagaacaagaaggacaaGTCTGGTGAGTTGGTTGGTCAGGAACGGAGACCAAAAGAATCCGTTCGAGAGAAGAGAAGACTTGAGAAGGTGgtgatttttctgatatatgtattttaaaattcttCTCAGCACTAAAAGTCTCCTTGGTTTATTTGTTGTTGATCTGCTTTTCTATTTTGTTCCACAGGAGAGGAGGGCTACTCTGGATCAAATTCATGCCGAATCTCAGAGACTGTTGCGCGGTATATGCGATCCTCTTTCTCTTTGTCATTTTCCAATTTGTTCAATTCGATCTTCGCCCTAAAGTCAAGGAGAACTAAAAAAGCGtttttttatcaatatatcaGAAGATGAAAAGCGAATGATTTTTGTTTCTATCTATTTCATTTTGAGGCAGAAACTAGAGATGCTTCATTTAAACCTATGCCTCTAGCTCACAAGCCGATCTCTTCTGTTTTGGAGAAGATCAGGCTAAGGAAGTTGGAAGTATCAAAAAAGTGAGTCATCAAATCCATTTTTGCTATTAATTTTGCAGATATGTTATTTAATACCAAATTTTGTAAGATACATGTGAAATGTTGGAAAATGGTAAACTATTGGAAATTACCATTGATTGCAGACCAAGCATTCTTCATCATTCTGATTCTATTGTGGATACTGATTGTTCTGTTGGTGAGATGTCTCATATCTCGGATCTATCTGGGTCTAAGAATGGGAAGGACGACAATGAGAAGTCAAAAATGGTACGTCTCTTTCCTCCCAAAAAGTGTTATGTCCCTGTATGTTTTTTTTCAAACGTTTGTTTATGTGTAGCAAATGATGAAAAATGATCTTCCATAAACAAATCTCCGGAGAACTATCAATATGATAGAAATGGCTGTATGGTCGCAGGATGATGCTGTCCAAGCTATGGATGGTGACAGCAGTTTCAGTTTTCTGAGCTGCCATGAGAATGTTATCTGTCAGAAGGTTAGCAATTGTGTTGGtggatctctatttttttttattctatttaaataATGTAGACAAAAGAAAGGAGGCTTCACATTAGATTTAGACTTCAATATTTGCTAACCATTTATCAGCCTTgtgtctgtttgtttttctattagAAAACACTAAATGACATGTTCAAATCAAATGGCTGTACCTTATGTACATGCTACAAATTGCTTATTCTTTGCAGCACATTGCTAATCACATGGTAACTTGATCAATTTTCACTTCATGCATTATCGAGCTTTAGTTTAATGTAGAGATCATCCTCAGATTTATTGATTTTTGTACATTAAAACATTACTCTTATCTGAAGGTGATAGGTGAATTTATCATGCTAAAGAGGAGGTACCATTGTTTATAACTTTATATTATTTCCAGATAATAGTGTTATGCGGTAGGATGAGTTAATATAATGGTCTAAAATTTAATAGAACTAGCATGGTGTATATAAATAGCAATGCTGGTGAAGTAATATTATCATTGACTCCACTAAAGGCTGATGATAAAGAAGTTTCATATGACTTGTTGCGCAGAACAATAATGAGAtgattaaagaaatatttaacagAGTTATAATTAGATTTGCAATATAGAGCCTCTTCTAGAATGTCAAGTGCACTTCCCTTAAGACCTAGGAGGATTTGTAAGGTGGCAACAAGGTGTGCTTGTTGTATGATTCAAAATGTTGAGCAATAGAGAAGGTTCAAACATGTAAGGTGAGCATGTCTGATCTGAGATTATTGAGGTGAGGAAAAAGTAAGCAAACTGTGGGCAGAGGGATAGAAAAGTATTAGACAAACTGTTGTTGATTTGAGGGGGCTTGCTATGGTGGAAGCTTCAAATATGTGCTGTAGATCACATGCAAATATAGTAACATAGGTGGACATTTTGAAGAAGTTGGAAAATCTTGAACAAATGTAAATGTTGTTTTACAGTAAATATGTGGTTAACTGACCTCTTCGAGTGTGGTGGTGTAATGACCTAGGACCTCACCCAAAAAAGTTAGCTAGAATGTATTGTTTAGATTTCTCATGCAATTCACCCGTTTAAGGTCTGATGTCCTTCCCAAGCTAGGGGTTCAAATCCACTCAAATTCAATCATGAACATCATGATCAACATTTGGTCAATCCTAAATATGGTTGTATTGCAATATTCTCTTTTTCACACGGGTCGTGGCCAAATCTACTCTAATATCATTTGTAACAATTCAAGATCTCATTTAGAAAGGCTAGTCGAAAGGTTTTATTTAGGTTTTTTGGCCCTATATAAGTATCTAAGATTTTTCTAGCACGTAGCCGATATGGAACTAAGTACATGTCTATATGGGTCCTCACAAGTGGAATGATTGGCTTACATAAAATGTGAAACTAAGGTGTTTTAACAAGGTCAGGAATCCCTATAATGCCCACATCTCCTTTAGGATGACAAGTAAAAACCATGGATCTACCTTACATTCCAAACCTCATGGTCTTTATTtgcaatatgggtataaatatgatCAATATTAAGATAAAACAAACACATGTACATGAGCAGTCATAATATGCTTATGAGCATGCTCAAGCTTTTGTATCATTTAGTAACGAATTATTTGGTAAAAGGCAATGAAGAATTACAAAAGTTTTGGTGATCATGGTTATAGCTATTGTTCCAACCTATTCCTTGCTATTGCTAAACTATGACTATCACTTGCTGTCATGGTCCCAACATATTTTATTcataagaatttgattttttggACACAGTTGcttattaaaattttaagtgTATAACAAGCTTCTTTTGTTGGTAGCTTGATAAAATTAAGGAATTTTGCATGCAAGTTAATTGTAGGCTCTATTTGGCCAACATCCTTGACTATCATTTTGTTTGGTGACAATTCAATTTGCTTATGGAAGAAAGTAAATAATGCCTCTTTTTTCAATGAAAAAGCAGGCTTCTGACACCTACCTGGAGGATTCCTTTCAGATTCCAAATAATGATGCACAGGTCTCTCTTCCATGTTTAGTATTTAAAGGTTTTGTTTGATCATTCTAAGAAGGTTTCATCATTAAGTGGGTTATTTGCCTATTTTTGCTGCAGCATGTTTCTGAAGACTCCAAACAAAGCAGCAGGGAGAGTAACCAGTTTGATGATGGTGCTGATGATACTTTAGATGTTCTTAGTTCATCCTTGCCTGCTTCAAGCTCAAAACCTGACCCTGCTGATGTGTAAGAATTTTGAACTTTCTAATTCCCTTTTttcaataaataataataaaagatctGGTTTATGTCTTACTGATTTCACTTGTCTTGCCTATGAAACTTTTAATTTCCATTCTTCTCTGAGGTCTTCAGCACATAtggatgcattgttcggtgtGGCACAATATCCATGTGTGTTCATTTGGATTTTCATTGTTGGGTTGCTGTGGGCCTAAACATTTACCTATGTTATCTTTTGATTACTTGCATTTTACATGGCAACAACTGTTAGTAatgtgaaaagaaaaataaaacaaaatatattGGAGCAAATAACCAGAATTGCTATCAAATGCCTGTTTTGATCTGTTGGACAAGAAAAGTATAGTAGTTGCTATTTGGATTTGACCTCCATAATTCATTGTTTGACTTTCTGAATGAAAGCAAAAATATTGAATCTGCATAGTAGGTCATGTCATCTTAATTCTTGAGGATCACATGCTACCATCAAATTCAATCGTTTCTACCTGAAGATCGTGATAGTTACATGCATCTGATATAAGTGGTGTGTCTGTTGTGTATTTGATGGGTTGTGTTGATTATTACTGTGTATTGGTATCATGCTTGGCTTAGGGCTGGCACACTATGTGCACCCTGTCATTCTACGCCAATGCTTAGCACACACAGGCAGGGAAAGATGTGGAGCATGCCACCGGACCTTGCCTCACATTTTTGTTCGAAGTGTATTTTGCATCCTCTCACTTGTTATGCCCCTTTCTTGGGATCCAGATACTGAAAGGAACCACCCAAAGACCTGTTTTTCTATTTTGTTTGAGGGGGTTAATatgcttttctttttgactttcaTGGTTGCCTAAATGGGCCATGATATTCTAGGGATCCTGTGAGGATGGATCCACATTTGAAAAGGTTACGTGGATATCTCTTGTAAGTTGATGGTAGAAGGTCATTCTTCATCATATATTAGAAGCATTCTGGAAGCTTACATACTGCAAATTATCTTCAAAACCTCAAAAAGGgattaaaaaaggaaagaaagtgaAGGAAAATCAGTGGGAATGAGTTCTAGGTCttcttaaatagaaaaaaataggtCATTTAGGATGATCGGGCTTCAGTTAGAAGTGAGAAAGAAGGATGCAAATCATGCTGCTATGTACTGGCTTTCAGTGCATTTCACTTGATGCATGTCTATACAATGGATAAAGATGATATAGACTAGAGCGGTATGTATGCTCATGTTCTACAAACTACTGGTGCCATACATGCCATTGATGAAGTATGCAATAAACTTGCAATGTAGTCCATGGCAATCAATATATGcctatctaatgtatgtattaacatGCATACTTATAATGTGTTCATTTTATATATTCTCTGGATAGTGGATAGACAATAGGGTTGTATATTCTTGAAATGCTTGTCGTTGGTATTTCTTTACATTATGTGGCAGTTTTTTCTCctatggatttttttttccttcttttttttttttcgagtgtGCGCGTGCGtgtgagggggggggggggggggagttgGGTGTGTGTGATGATTCAGACTTTCtacttctttttccccttttttttaatGTCGATGAGTAAATTGGTGGCTCTGGCATGTTGTTTCACTGTTAGATAGTCATCGTAATTTTTTCATGCCATATTGCCATTTTGGATTTTCTAGATTGAGATTCAATGTTGTTGATGACTTACCTTGTTCCTTGGTGATATTCTTCTCAGTTCATCTTCAGAAGAAGAAGACAATGACAAGGAAAACATTGATCCTCATCCTCACAAGGCTGCTGTCATGGACTCATGTCCAGAAGGTGTTCCTGCAAATGCATTTTTAGATGATGAagctgaagaagaagatgatAGCGACCATGATCTAATGAGGTttcaagaagatgaagaagatgatGAAAGTGATGAAAATGAAGTGTTTGATGATCTGATTGCCACTGGTTTTGAGGAGGCACCTGTAGATCATGAAAAGCGCAATCAGCTTCATCAGAAGTGGCTCGAACAACAAGATGCAGCGGCAACAGATAACGTTTTGCAGAGACTAAAATATGGTAAATATCAGAAAGAGCCTGCAGTTCTTGAtgaagaggaagatgaagaatTAGGTGAAGATTCTGAAGATGAAGCATCATATGATCTGCCTTCAGCAAATGTCATCCGGAATAGTTCGAAGAAGGCAAAACAAATGATTGCACAAATGTTCACTGATGATCATGATGTTTATGTTCCATCCGATGATGAGGAAATGGAGCAGACTCTAATTCGCCAACGTCTATCAAAGCAGACTGTAAGTTGCTAGGTGTTCCCTTGGTTTACTCAAGTTATTTGCATGAATGGGTAATGCAATCTTTGGGCCTTCTAGATGTCAATGCTGTCTCTTATCCTTTGCTATAAGATCTATGATTGAAAGAACTTCTTAAACTAACTGGTTGGATGGTTGTTTTCCTGTCCTTTCTCTAGGATCATTTTCCTGGCTTATTCAATTGTTCTATAACATACCTCATTTTCTCTTTGAGCTTTTGTCTCTTGTGTGGCTCAGAATAATGTCTAGGCATACTTCATGGTAGTTCTCATGTTTTTTTAATAGTTTTCTCTGCCATCTTAGAAGGAAGCTGGCAACTTATTTTGCAAAATAATTGGAGAATTGTGAAAAGCAATAGGATGATGACTTTCAGTTTTGAACTTATATCGTCACTTGGATTATTCTTCCAAATTGAGATGCTTGATGATAAAGCAGCAGGACCTTGTGTCCTCAACCGTGCAGTAGTGGATCAAGCAGCCAAAGGAAAGAAGATAGCTTAGGTGTTTCTATCACACAGGCCAACAGATATGGGTGGCTGTGAGTGAGTGGTCACTACAAAGTATAAATGCATTTGGTTATGTGGAAAAGGATTGACTTTGACCTACTTTCCCTGTTGTATTGGTGTTAAGAATATATTCTTTCCTGACCTAACAAATGGATAAACAGTCGGTCCTCCTATTATCCTTGGCTGTATCTTTTTCAGTATTTTAGCTGTAATGGCTTATTGATGTGTTTAAGAATGAGATGGAACTAGATCTGGAGACACCAAACCCGGAGAAGTCCTTTCTTATTTGTCTATGGTTAATACTTGTGCaatataattcagatattataatgAACTTCATTTCATATACAGGAGGAATCCTCATTTGTATCTCCAGTAGAGGATGAACATTCTAGAGAAGTCTTTGGTCTTATAAAGAAGCTGAATATTGCTCCCAATTCCAAGAAGAGAGGAAAAACAGCAACATGTATAAACAATGCCCTTCCTCAAGTGTCTTCCTTCTACATTTGCAATTGTGTTATGGAATGCATTTTTATATTCTTATTCTAACCTTTTCCACCTTTAAAATGCTTGTAGCTAACTTTAACATGCTGATGATGGGAGGAAACAGCAATAGCTCTTCAAAGGTGAGCTTACCTGAAAGTTGTATATCATTGACTGCACCTGTTTAGGAAATATGATATCTATTGACAGCTAGCTATTGGTTTTGCTGGAAATGCGCATGTTAGTATTAAAATAGATAGCTGCTCGTACAATTTGAATAATGTCATCAttggattttatttcagtttctaAATTACCAAAGATGGTCATGCCGCTCCCCTAAAACTCAAAAATGGGCAGCATATGTTTAATATATATGAAGACATTTATGGGATTACAGATTAACAGTTAgaggattgcttcttcttcttcttcttcccttttttttttaatttttaatttttaaatttaataaatctggatctatgaaaattttttgttagTTTCAGTGACTGTAGCTTGTTGTCATTTGGCGTATTAAATTTGATCTATGGAAACAGATTGAGTGATACTACACTTGTATCAAGAGATATAGCTGCTTTGCCAGCTTTACATTCAATATGTTTTTTCATATCATATGAATTATTGATGGCCTGTGTTGTAGTCATCTTTTCTGGGTCGGACAACAACTAGTTCATTACCATCTTCCCGCAAGCAAGGATCAACGATGGTGCGAACATTCATTTTTAGTCGGGATGACAGCAATAGTAGGAGTGGTATCTCAACTACTGACAATCTTTCAGATATGGTAAGGTTCCTTTTCAAGATACCAATGCTTTTAGATTTTGGATGGGTTCATATTTACTTCTGCAATGGGAAAGAATTGGCCATTTTCGGAAGCAGGAATATAATTGATTCTAAGTGACTTTTTCCTTGATTTTCTGACACAAGTTAATCACTGCTGAATTAATAAAAGGAACAATTAGTCTGTAaagaacaattttttttttttctatattttagttGGCAAACACcagaaaattaattcaaggccCTCAGCTTACACTAAGAATGACTAGTTCCCGGAAATCAATGATTATCTTCAgtgatatatatgaattaatgtaAACAATATCTTCTTAATTTTATCTTTTCTCAGCTGAAATTATGGTCAATGGTTTCACTTACTTTAATTGTGATAAGCAGGACCAAGCAGAAAATCAACCTAGGCATACTTCATCATCAAAATTCAGGGCCTCACAGTTGAAACCAGCTGCTTCTAGAACAAAAGTTGAGGGCAATGGAAGTTCAGGTTCTTCACTTTTTGAGATCCTGCGCCAGTCAT
Coding sequences within it:
- the LOC105046538 gene encoding uncharacterized protein; the protein is MESFEDVPVLPFREEPSSPIPQRKMKRLRKASGLRVSELPISPTLAPDPFYPSASEDLPDAGEVPDLERSAADAVDPVPTSEDLGKEMAADDELDPLFPDPRDASKSWQPRDVEGGEEEEEWLGGSAWGGESGRIGNGGIMDELRKERSVKKRLNLEGEEDITEEKKKKNKKDKSGELVGQERRPKESVREKRRLEKERRATLDQIHAESQRLLRETRDASFKPMPLAHKPISSVLEKIRLRKLEVSKKPSILHHSDSIVDTDCSVGEMSHISDLSGSKNGKDDNEKSKMDDAVQAMDGDSSFSFLSCHENVICQKASDTYLEDSFQIPNNDAQHVSEDSKQSSRESNQFDDGADDTLDVLSSSLPASSSKPDPADVSSSEEEDNDKENIDPHPHKAAVMDSCPEGVPANAFLDDEAEEEDDSDHDLMRFQEDEEDDESDENEVFDDLIATGFEEAPVDHEKRNQLHQKWLEQQDAAATDNVLQRLKYGKYQKEPAVLDEEEDEELGEDSEDEASYDLPSANVIRNSSKKAKQMIAQMFTDDHDVYVPSDDEEMEQTLIRQRLSKQTEESSFVSPVEDEHSREVFGLIKKLNIAPNSKKRGKTATSNFNMLMMGGNSNSSSKSSFLGRTTTSSLPSSRKQGSTMVRTFIFSRDDSNSRSGISTTDNLSDMDQAENQPRHTSSSKFRASQLKPAASRTKVEGNGSSGSSLFEILRQSSMIFDKQMENKSGSSSHVITETQAANQFSAFKLGKRFPKLEARN